A portion of the Marinobacter alexandrii genome contains these proteins:
- a CDS encoding tetratricopeptide repeat protein — translation MYKKFLLFIVFPFNLIFAQNQDQIRLANEYYQQGDTEKAKSLYDELAENPYNVQLIAGNYLTLLKTIGGYEQAENFLKKSIRSFPANMQFQAQLAGIYQESDQLDKLDNYIKNLRKISGSNPFQLSILAQYLANEQLYSEAILFLKDSRKVRDNPTVHALELASIYRMVDDKPSMIEEYLNYASDSPNRLSYIKNLLQSFIQEEEELDELENTLIRKMQENPEDTKFAELLLWVELQRKNFYGAFVQARAIDKRNEKPGDRSMDIGRIALENEAYEDAEEIFEYVASQYAGSRNYQYAKRLWMESKEQKIKNTYPIKNEEIRELASQYQSLHDELYPSQTSFNALRSKALLHAFYLDEINIAAGLLNQLVTNPRAGIQLISQSKLDLGDIYLLKGEPWEATLLYSQVEKTYKSHPLGYDAKLRNARLHYFTGNFSLAKGHLDILKKNTTREISNDAISLGMLITDNTALDTTDLVMKEFADIELLIFQNKKTEANARLSQMLTDYMHHSITDEVFWLKSKLELEAGNAENAIDYLNKILASYSYDILADDAAFKKAEIFERHLEDIEQAKTYYQQFLIDYPGSMFAAEARKRFRRLRGDFIN, via the coding sequence ATGTACAAAAAATTTCTTTTATTCATCGTTTTCCCTTTCAATTTGATCTTTGCCCAAAATCAAGATCAAATACGTTTAGCCAATGAATACTATCAACAAGGTGATACGGAAAAAGCCAAATCACTTTACGATGAGCTTGCGGAGAATCCTTACAACGTTCAATTGATCGCTGGTAATTACCTCACGCTGCTAAAAACAATAGGAGGATATGAACAAGCAGAAAATTTTCTTAAAAAATCGATTCGATCTTTTCCCGCCAATATGCAATTTCAAGCTCAATTGGCGGGAATTTATCAAGAGTCTGATCAACTAGACAAATTAGATAACTATATCAAAAACTTAAGGAAGATTTCTGGTTCTAATCCTTTCCAATTAAGTATTCTGGCACAGTATCTGGCCAACGAACAGTTATACAGTGAAGCAATCTTATTTCTCAAGGATTCAAGGAAAGTTAGAGACAACCCAACAGTACATGCACTAGAACTTGCTTCTATCTATCGTATGGTAGATGACAAACCTTCAATGATTGAAGAGTATCTTAACTATGCATCTGATAGTCCAAATCGCTTGAGCTATATTAAAAACTTATTGCAAAGTTTTATACAAGAAGAAGAGGAGCTAGATGAGTTGGAAAACACATTGATTAGGAAAATGCAAGAAAATCCGGAAGACACGAAGTTTGCAGAGCTTCTTCTTTGGGTTGAATTGCAAAGGAAAAATTTTTACGGAGCTTTTGTTCAAGCACGTGCAATTGATAAGCGAAATGAAAAACCAGGTGATCGCTCTATGGATATTGGTCGGATCGCTCTTGAAAATGAAGCATATGAAGATGCAGAAGAGATTTTTGAATATGTGGCGAGTCAATACGCTGGCTCAAGAAATTATCAGTATGCTAAAAGACTCTGGATGGAATCAAAGGAGCAAAAAATAAAAAATACATATCCTATCAAAAATGAAGAAATACGTGAGCTTGCAAGTCAGTATCAATCATTACATGATGAATTGTATCCATCACAAACCTCGTTTAATGCTTTAAGAAGTAAAGCGCTACTTCATGCCTTTTATTTAGATGAAATCAATATAGCTGCAGGGCTACTAAATCAGTTGGTAACTAATCCACGAGCAGGAATACAACTGATTTCTCAGAGTAAACTGGATCTTGGGGATATTTACCTCTTAAAAGGAGAGCCTTGGGAAGCCACCTTACTTTATTCACAAGTTGAGAAAACGTATAAAAGTCACCCGTTAGGATATGATGCGAAATTGAGAAATGCGAGGCTGCACTATTTCACCGGAAATTTTTCTCTTGCTAAAGGACATTTAGATATTCTGAAAAAAAATACAACTAGAGAAATTTCTAATGATGCAATTTCGTTAGGAATGCTCATCACTGATAATACAGCTTTAGATACCACCGATTTGGTAATGAAGGAATTTGCAGATATAGAACTTCTAATTTTTCAAAATAAGAAAACGGAAGCGAATGCACGACTTTCTCAGATGCTCACCGATTATATGCATCACTCAATCACAGACGAAGTTTTTTGGTTAAAATCAAAATTGGAACTCGAAGCAGGTAACGCAGAAAATGCGATTGATTATCTCAATAAAATTTTAGCTTCGTATTCTTATGACATTCTTGCAGATGATGCAGCATTTAAAAAAGCAGAAATTTTTGAACGGCATTTAGAAGACATAGAACAAGCGAAGACTTACTATCAACAATTCCTTATTGACTATCCAGGAAGTATGTTTGCTGCAGAAGCACGGAAAAGATTCCGTAGGCTAAGAGGAGACTTTATCAATTAA
- a CDS encoding Ig-like domain-containing protein gives MRRLLYLSLFVVLIDLSFHKCANPGRPTGGPKDTIPPTLIYASPITGTTRFSGNEITLEFSEYINADKLKQQLIITPKSDINYKSIIKRNRLIFKLEGKLEDSTTYNFNFANGVTDITEKNPVVNLSLAFSTGPYIDSMIVNGTVEELLTKEPGKSYVIGLYPNTDTLDYFSQNPMYFTSANDSGDFKLEYIKKGEYKILAFNDDNKNYILDPETESHGFIQETLLLDSPIYIPHIRCVLQNVKPIKLINARPVGPYVEAKFNKMIDSYKIELADLDHNIVGENKDIIRIYKPEHINYRDSTSVIIYAQDSLLNTTIDTIDFVFLESNRKPSSFSYSSDKRNLLLKDTTQVTFNFNKPIKHTNPNNIFFKADSLFSYRIQKSIGWNDNKTTANVKFTVNRDSLFEAYVKSIPTDTAQSDSASQSKPEPEISSISLFFDAGTFISIDNDTTDTKSISIREEQKKPSGSLQISLTTDHTNFIVQLINAQGEVAYEIANQIFTNFTSLKPATYSIRILIDSNQDGQWSYGNLLKNQEPEKVFLYEEKYSIRENWENTLGITF, from the coding sequence ATGAGACGCCTTCTATATCTTTCCCTTTTCGTTGTTTTAATTGATCTCTCATTCCATAAGTGTGCGAATCCTGGTAGACCTACAGGAGGACCTAAAGACACTATTCCACCTACACTTATTTATGCCTCACCAATTACAGGTACAACACGTTTTTCTGGAAACGAGATAACATTAGAATTCTCAGAATATATCAATGCTGATAAATTAAAACAACAACTTATTATCACTCCCAAGTCTGACATTAACTATAAATCGATAATTAAAAGAAACAGACTAATCTTTAAGCTTGAAGGAAAATTAGAAGACTCGACTACATATAACTTCAACTTTGCTAACGGAGTTACAGACATTACTGAAAAGAATCCCGTGGTAAATCTATCATTAGCGTTTAGTACGGGTCCTTACATTGACAGTATGATAGTCAATGGTACAGTAGAAGAATTACTTACTAAAGAACCGGGAAAATCCTATGTCATTGGACTATATCCAAACACTGATACATTGGATTATTTTTCTCAAAATCCGATGTATTTCACATCAGCAAATGATTCTGGTGATTTTAAATTAGAATATATTAAAAAGGGTGAGTACAAAATTCTGGCATTTAACGACGATAACAAAAATTATATACTCGATCCTGAGACAGAATCTCATGGATTTATACAAGAAACTTTATTACTGGACAGTCCTATATACATTCCACATATTCGTTGTGTATTGCAAAACGTAAAACCCATAAAACTCATCAATGCTAGACCAGTTGGGCCATATGTAGAAGCGAAATTCAATAAGATGATAGATTCATACAAAATTGAATTAGCCGACTTAGATCATAATATTGTTGGTGAGAATAAAGATATTATTAGAATTTATAAACCAGAGCATATTAATTATCGAGACAGTACAAGTGTCATTATATATGCACAAGACAGTTTGCTCAACACCACAATAGATACAATCGATTTTGTATTTCTAGAATCGAATCGCAAACCTTCATCATTTTCTTACTCATCAGATAAAAGAAACCTACTACTTAAGGATACCACACAAGTAACCTTCAACTTTAATAAACCAATCAAGCATACTAATCCTAATAATATATTTTTTAAAGCAGATTCATTATTCAGCTATCGTATCCAAAAAAGCATTGGTTGGAATGATAATAAAACTACGGCTAATGTAAAATTTACCGTTAATCGTGATTCACTTTTTGAAGCTTATGTAAAATCAATACCAACAGATACTGCACAATCTGATTCTGCAAGTCAATCAAAACCAGAACCAGAAATCTCATCTATATCATTATTCTTCGATGCAGGTACTTTCATATCGATAGATAATGATACTACTGACACCAAATCTATCTCCATACGTGAAGAACAAAAAAAACCATCAGGTTCGCTTCAAATCTCTCTAACAACTGATCATACCAACTTTATCGTACAGCTAATAAACGCTCAAGGAGAAGTCGCATATGAAATCGCAAATCAAATTTTCACCAATTTTACTTCACTAAAACCTGCTACTTATTCTATTCGAATACTTATTGACTCAAACCAAGATGGCCAATGGTCATATGGAAATCTTCTCAAAAATCAAGAACCAGAAAAAGTATTTTTATACGAAGAAAAGTATTCAATAAGAGAAAACTGGGAAAATACCTTGGGGATAACCTTTTAA
- a CDS encoding class I SAM-dependent methyltransferase, translating into MYEKLDSCPLCKNTKFDNYMICDDHTVTEESFALVKCSKCQLIFTNPRPLESELSRYYNSEDYISHTNNGNSLLNILYKIVRLYTLKRKVNLLSKYSKKGSILDFGCGTGDFLNSCQNSGWQAFGFEPDNGARGVAQKKITNSIYTDLEQIKNKFDIISAWHVVEHISSLRETIKLLKKRLKDGGHLIIALPNNKSYDANHYQEKWAAYDVPRHLYHFDQESMKTFIIQFKLKLVNIIPMKFDSYYVSLLSEKYRKDGGLLRALKTGYQSNQKAKKTSEYSSLIYILKK; encoded by the coding sequence ATGTACGAGAAACTCGATTCCTGCCCATTATGTAAGAATACCAAGTTTGATAATTACATGATTTGTGATGATCACACTGTTACAGAGGAAAGTTTTGCTCTTGTCAAGTGCTCAAAGTGTCAACTGATATTTACCAATCCAAGACCACTTGAAAGTGAACTATCTCGCTACTACAATAGTGAAGATTACATTTCCCACACTAATAATGGTAATTCACTACTAAACATCCTCTACAAGATTGTAAGACTATATACGCTTAAAAGAAAAGTTAATCTGCTTTCCAAGTACAGTAAAAAAGGATCAATATTAGATTTTGGCTGTGGCACTGGTGACTTCCTAAACTCATGTCAAAATTCAGGTTGGCAAGCTTTTGGCTTTGAACCAGATAATGGAGCAAGAGGTGTTGCACAGAAAAAAATCACCAATTCTATCTATACTGATTTAGAACAGATTAAAAATAAGTTCGACATCATTTCAGCTTGGCATGTGGTAGAACATATATCATCACTAAGAGAAACTATTAAATTGTTGAAAAAGAGACTTAAAGATGGTGGTCATTTGATTATAGCATTACCTAATAATAAATCATACGATGCAAACCACTACCAAGAAAAATGGGCCGCATACGATGTGCCTAGACATCTTTACCACTTTGATCAAGAATCAATGAAAACATTTATTATACAGTTTAAACTTAAACTTGTAAACATAATCCCAATGAAATTTGACTCCTACTATGTATCTCTACTAAGTGAGAAATACAGAAAAGATGGTGGTCTATTGAGAGCTTTAAAAACAGGATATCAGTCAAATCAAAAAGCAAAAAAGACATCTGAGTATTCGAGTCTAATCTACATACTTAAGAAATGA
- the mnmG gene encoding tRNA uridine-5-carboxymethylaminomethyl(34) synthesis enzyme MnmG — protein MLQDYDIIVVGAGHAGCEAAAAAANMGSKVLLVTMNMNTIAHMSCNPAMGGIAKGQIIREIDALGGYSGIVTDKSMIQFRMLNRSKGPAMWSPRVQSDRMRFAEEWRLALEAIPNLDFWQEMVSELLVKDGRVVGVKTGIGIEIKAKSVILTNGTFLNGLIHIGEKQFGGGRSGERASTGITEQLVSLGFESGRMKTGTPPRVDGRSLNYSLMEEQQGDEMPGKFSYLESSRPLTHQRSCHITYTNPKVHEILQTGFEQSPMFNGRIQGLGPRYCPSIEDKINRFSERDRHQIFVEPEGWNTVEIYVNGFSTSLPEDVQYKALRMIQGFENVKMFRPGYAIEYDFFPPTQLSNTLETNVIENLYFAGQINGTTGYEEAACQGMIAGINAHQKIHENEAFILKRNEAYIGVLIDDLINKGTEEPYRMFTSRAEFRLLLRQDNADIRLTEKSHKIGLASDQRLSEVEKKEDQTAQLKKLLQTIQFKPNEAEEKLAQLSSAPIKDRSSLETILKRPEISIYDFKIFSGEAEKAIELFSPEVIEQTEIQIKYQTYIERELLNSEKMNNLENLKIKKTFDYNQLSSLSAEAKEKLLKVKPETLGQASRISGVSPSDVSVLMVYLGR, from the coding sequence ATGCTTCAGGATTACGATATTATAGTTGTGGGTGCCGGACATGCAGGATGCGAAGCTGCTGCCGCCGCTGCTAACATGGGCTCAAAGGTGCTTCTTGTCACTATGAACATGAACACAATCGCTCATATGTCTTGCAACCCCGCGATGGGTGGTATTGCAAAAGGGCAAATCATCCGTGAAATAGATGCATTAGGTGGCTATTCGGGAATAGTCACAGATAAATCCATGATTCAATTCAGGATGCTCAATCGCTCAAAAGGCCCAGCAATGTGGAGTCCAAGAGTCCAATCCGATAGAATGAGGTTTGCCGAAGAATGGAGATTAGCCTTAGAAGCCATCCCTAATTTAGATTTTTGGCAAGAAATGGTAAGCGAACTACTTGTTAAAGATGGACGTGTTGTTGGTGTCAAAACGGGCATTGGGATCGAAATTAAAGCTAAGTCAGTTATTCTTACAAACGGTACCTTTTTAAATGGTCTCATTCATATTGGCGAAAAACAATTTGGGGGAGGGCGATCTGGAGAGAGAGCTTCCACCGGAATCACAGAACAATTAGTTAGTCTTGGTTTTGAGTCTGGCAGAATGAAAACAGGAACTCCACCAAGAGTTGATGGTCGTTCACTAAACTATTCTCTTATGGAAGAACAACAAGGAGATGAAATGCCAGGTAAGTTTTCATACCTTGAATCTTCTAGACCATTAACTCATCAAAGAAGTTGCCATATCACATATACCAACCCCAAAGTTCATGAGATCCTACAAACTGGTTTTGAACAATCTCCTATGTTTAATGGTAGGATTCAAGGCTTAGGCCCAAGATACTGTCCATCAATTGAGGACAAAATCAATAGGTTCTCCGAAAGAGATAGACATCAAATATTCGTTGAGCCAGAAGGGTGGAATACAGTAGAAATATACGTAAATGGATTTTCTACATCACTCCCAGAAGATGTGCAATACAAGGCACTCCGCATGATCCAAGGTTTTGAAAATGTTAAAATGTTTCGTCCTGGCTATGCAATTGAGTACGATTTTTTTCCACCTACTCAACTATCAAATACACTGGAGACTAATGTTATTGAGAACTTGTACTTCGCTGGTCAGATCAACGGTACCACAGGTTATGAAGAAGCTGCTTGTCAAGGGATGATTGCTGGAATAAATGCTCATCAGAAAATACATGAAAATGAAGCATTCATCCTCAAGAGAAATGAAGCATACATTGGTGTGCTAATTGACGATTTAATAAACAAGGGTACAGAAGAGCCATATAGGATGTTCACCTCCCGTGCCGAATTTAGACTACTGCTTAGACAAGATAATGCTGATATAAGGTTAACTGAGAAGAGTCACAAAATAGGTCTCGCATCCGATCAGCGATTATCAGAAGTTGAAAAAAAAGAAGATCAAACAGCACAACTAAAGAAGCTTCTCCAAACCATACAGTTTAAACCAAATGAAGCAGAAGAGAAATTAGCTCAACTTTCTTCTGCTCCTATAAAGGATAGGTCATCGCTAGAGACAATCTTAAAGCGTCCTGAAATATCAATTTACGACTTCAAAATATTCTCAGGGGAAGCAGAAAAAGCAATAGAGCTATTCTCTCCAGAAGTGATAGAACAAACCGAAATCCAAATAAAATATCAAACCTATATTGAAAGAGAGCTTCTCAATTCAGAAAAAATGAACAATCTTGAGAATCTAAAAATCAAGAAAACATTTGATTACAATCAACTTTCATCACTATCTGCAGAAGCCAAAGAAAAATTGCTAAAAGTCAAACCAGAAACTTTAGGACAAGCATCTAGAATTAGTGGAGTATCCCCATCTGATGTATCTGTCTTAATGGTCTACCTCGGAAGATAA
- the ybeY gene encoding rRNA maturation RNase YbeY, producing the protein MKNIQYFSEGINFQLSHQTEISSWIVKIIQSHGFKLNELNYIFCSDRYLLEINRKHLNHDYYTDIITFDNSDQETVIESDIFISIDRVNENATKQNTNSQKELSRVIIHGVLHLLGFQDKTDEEKKVMREKEDTCLSLLKI; encoded by the coding sequence TTGAAAAACATTCAATACTTCTCAGAAGGTATTAATTTTCAGCTCTCCCATCAAACAGAAATTTCATCTTGGATTGTCAAGATCATTCAATCCCACGGTTTCAAATTGAACGAGCTCAATTATATTTTTTGTTCAGATAGATATTTACTTGAAATAAACCGGAAGCATTTAAATCATGATTATTACACCGATATCATCACCTTTGATAATTCTGATCAAGAAACCGTAATCGAATCCGACATCTTTATTAGTATAGATCGTGTAAACGAAAATGCTACCAAACAAAACACCAATAGCCAAAAAGAACTTAGTCGGGTAATCATCCACGGCGTACTACATCTTTTGGGATTCCAAGACAAGACTGATGAAGAAAAAAAAGTCATGAGAGAAAAAGAAGACACGTGCTTATCTTTGCTGAAAATTTAG
- a CDS encoding ATP-binding protein: protein MIDNIQIQIPSLPENIRIVESFIDNAKDQYKLNDDIYGNIMIAVTESVNNAIVHGNQSNSKKSVHLQLALEDSLIRFTVEDEGTGFDYSNLPDPTLPENLSKPGGRGIFLMKNLCDEVSFKKDGRIAELSFYLS, encoded by the coding sequence ATGATTGATAACATTCAAATACAAATACCCTCACTTCCTGAAAATATCAGGATTGTTGAAAGCTTCATTGATAATGCAAAAGATCAGTATAAGCTTAATGATGATATCTATGGAAACATCATGATAGCTGTGACTGAATCAGTAAACAATGCTATTGTTCACGGCAATCAATCAAACAGTAAAAAAAGCGTACACCTGCAATTGGCACTAGAGGATTCACTTATCCGGTTTACTGTAGAAGATGAGGGCACAGGTTTTGATTACAGTAATCTTCCTGACCCTACCTTACCAGAAAACCTAAGTAAACCTGGAGGACGTGGCATATTCCTAATGAAGAATCTTTGCGATGAAGTATCCTTCAAAAAAGACGGAAGAATCGCTGAGTTAAGTTTCTATCTCTCTTGA